The proteins below are encoded in one region of Silene latifolia isolate original U9 population chromosome 2, ASM4854445v1, whole genome shotgun sequence:
- the LOC141644402 gene encoding F-box protein At1g67340-like, translating into MRTRRGLCYPKLIDSSTTATATAVKSKNYTKLEDEIDNRFAVKGGRCPFSHRKLRCFDDFSGYKTSEKLDVPCRKRAKVSSESSDGKGPDFFDALPDDIVVSILAKLSSSATCPADFINVLITCKRFNGLAINSVVLSKASPKIFAIKAQNWCESAHKFLKLCSDFGNVEASYCLGMIRFYCLKNRGSGASLMAKAAINSHAQALYSLAVIQFNGSGGTKTDKDLRAGVALCARAAFLGHVDALRELGHCLQDGYGVRQNIAEGRRFLVQANARELAASLASTEYFNQTYGNEMNINTNINVGCPLLSDFGCNVPEPEAHPASIFLREWYSSRVIGSGLRMCSHSGCGRPETRKHEFRRCSVCGAVNYCSRACQALDWKLRHKVECTPIAVNVDGEVNGVEMDVDEVDGNGNGNGVGEES; encoded by the exons atgagaacaaGGAGAGGACTTTGTTATCCTAAACTCATCGACTCTTCCACCACTGCAACCGCAACCGCTGTTAAATCAAAGAATTACACTAAATTGGAAGACGAAATCGACAATCGCTTCGCCGTCAAAGGCGGAAGATGTCCGTTTTCTCATAGAAAGTTACGGTGTTTTGACGATTTTTCTGGTTATAAAACTAGTGAGAAATTAGACGTGCCTTGTCGGAAAAGAGCCAAGGTTTCGTCGGAAAGTAGTGACGGAAAAGGTCCAGACTTTTTCGACGCTTTGCCGGATGATATCGTCGTTTCTATTCTCGCTAAACTTAGTTCTTCTGCTACTTGTCCTGCTGATTTCATCAATGTTCTCATCAC TTGCAAAAGATTCAACGGATTAGCCATTAATTCAGTTGTATTATCCAAAGCATCACCGAAAATATTCGCAATTAAAGCACAAAACTGGTGTGAATCTGCTCACAAATTCCTCAAACTCTGCTCTGATTTCGGAAATGTTGAAGCTTCCTACTGTCTTGGCATG ATCCGTTTCTACTGTTTAAAAAACCGAGGAAGCGGAGCATCTCTAATGGCGAAAGCAGCGATTAACTCACACGCGCAGGCGTTATACTCCTTAGCAGTCATCCAATTCAACGGCAGCGGCGGCACAAAAACCGACAAAGACCTACGCGCCGGTGTCGCGTTATGCGCACGCGCCGCCTTCTTAGGACACGTGGACGCGCTCCGTGAGCTCGGTCACTGTCTCCAAGACGGATACGGCGTTCGCCAAAACATCGCTGAAGGCCGTCGCTTTCTTGTCCAGGCCAACGCGCGGGAGCTCGCTGCTTCCCTCGCATCGACCgaatattttaatcaaacgtatggaaatgaaatgaatATTAATACGAATATTAATGTCGGGTGTCCGCTACTGAGCGACTTCGGGTGCAACGTTCCAGAGCCAGAGGCCCATCCAGCGAGTATATTCTTGCGAGAGTGGTATTCGAGTCGGGTTATCGGGTCGGGTTTAAGGATGTGTTCGCACAGCGGGTGCGGTCGGCCTGAAACGAGGAAGCATGAGTTCAGGAGGTGTTCAGTGTGTGGGGCCGTGAATTACTGCTCACGTGCGTGTCAGGCGTTGGATTGGAAGCTGAGGCATAAGGTGGAGTGTACGCCTATCGCCGTTAATGTTGACGGTGAGGTTAACGGCGTGGAGATGGACGTAGATGAGGTTGACGGTAACGGTAACGGTAACGGTGTAGGTGAGGAGAGTTAG